One Panicum virgatum strain AP13 chromosome 9K, P.virgatum_v5, whole genome shotgun sequence genomic region harbors:
- the LOC120650674 gene encoding uncharacterized protein LOC120650674 isoform X2, translated as MASSSESLSSDDTVASSSESPSSSDDDTMASSSEPPSSGDDTRASSSESPSDDNNTTASSAESLGSDDNNTPSSSEIVSSDDNKTASSSESRSSDDEEKRGKDVDGISGGSTNGQWERNDRNDLRGGHGGASERPDDRGQALPLPIQKGNPAPQISRAQKLADSWRTIQQLKSLVRKEYGEDTMFLCRVSLIAIDCTSGWCYLGCDTCHKSMYDAPRKCKCRRCGPIKRPVYWYKLNTKVKDATCTMNLMIFCEVAEDLVGVSADELIDKIKNDDEWFTMPNKIRALLGSMHTFQVFDKYRNGRREFLGEFNHGPCYRPSTCCVHCSMQGGACP; from the exons ATGGCTTCGTCCTCTGAATCCCTAAGCTCCGACGACACCGTGGCTTCGTCCTCCGAATCCCCAAGTAGCTCCGACGACGACACCATGGCTTCGTCGTCCGAACCCCCAAGCTCCGGCGACGACACCAGGGCTTCATCCTCCGAATCCCCAAGCGACGACAACAACACCACAGCTTCGTCCGCCGAATCCCTAGGATCCGACGACAACAACACGCCTTCGTCCTCCGAAATCGTAAGCTCCGACGACAACAAGACGGCTTCATCCTCCGAATCCCGAAGCTCCGACGATGAGGAAAAACG AGGGAAAGATGTGGATGGAATAAGTGGGGGCAGTACGAACGGTCAGTGGGAGCGAAACGATCGAAACGATCTGAGGGGTGGGCATGGTGGAGCGTCCGAGCGTCCAGACGACCGGGGCCAAGCACTACC CTTGCCCATCCAGAAAGGAAACCCTGCTCCCCAAATAAGTCGAGCTCAGAAGTTAGCAGACAGTTGGCGAACAATTCAGCAGCTAAAAAGCCTCGTTCGAAAGGAGTATGGCGAG GATACCATGTTTTTGTGTAGAGTCTCCCTGATAGCTATAGATTGCACCAGTGGATGGTGTTATCTTGGATGCGACACCTGCCACAAGTCAATGTACGATGCCCCAAGAAAGTGCAAGTGCCGCCGATGTGGCCCGATTAAGAGGCCGGTTTATTG GTACAAGCTGAATACGAAGGTGAAAGATGCCACCTGCACAATGAACTTGATGATCTTCTGTGAGGTGGCGGAAGATCTGGTTGGTGTCTCTGCGGACGAGCTCATTGATAAGATCAAGAATGATGATGAATGGTTCACCATGCCAAATAAAATCAGGGCTCTTCTTGGATCAATGCACACTTTCCAGGTATTCGACAAGTACAGGAACGGGAGACGGGAGTTTCTCGGTGAATTCAATCATGGACCATGTTACCGTCCCAGTACCTGCTGCGTCCACTGCTCAATGCAAGGAGGAGCGTGCCCCTGA
- the LOC120650674 gene encoding uncharacterized protein LOC120650674 isoform X1 yields the protein MASSSESLSSDDTVASSSESPSSSDDDTMASSSEPPSSGDDTRASSSESPSDDNNTTASSAESLGSDDNNTPSSSEIVSSDDNKTASSSESRSSDDEEKRRGKDVDGISGGSTNGQWERNDRNDLRGGHGGASERPDDRGQALPLPIQKGNPAPQISRAQKLADSWRTIQQLKSLVRKEYGEDTMFLCRVSLIAIDCTSGWCYLGCDTCHKSMYDAPRKCKCRRCGPIKRPVYWYKLNTKVKDATCTMNLMIFCEVAEDLVGVSADELIDKIKNDDEWFTMPNKIRALLGSMHTFQVFDKYRNGRREFLGEFNHGPCYRPSTCCVHCSMQGGACP from the exons ATGGCTTCGTCCTCTGAATCCCTAAGCTCCGACGACACCGTGGCTTCGTCCTCCGAATCCCCAAGTAGCTCCGACGACGACACCATGGCTTCGTCGTCCGAACCCCCAAGCTCCGGCGACGACACCAGGGCTTCATCCTCCGAATCCCCAAGCGACGACAACAACACCACAGCTTCGTCCGCCGAATCCCTAGGATCCGACGACAACAACACGCCTTCGTCCTCCGAAATCGTAAGCTCCGACGACAACAAGACGGCTTCATCCTCCGAATCCCGAAGCTCCGACGATGAGGAAAAACG CAGAGGGAAAGATGTGGATGGAATAAGTGGGGGCAGTACGAACGGTCAGTGGGAGCGAAACGATCGAAACGATCTGAGGGGTGGGCATGGTGGAGCGTCCGAGCGTCCAGACGACCGGGGCCAAGCACTACC CTTGCCCATCCAGAAAGGAAACCCTGCTCCCCAAATAAGTCGAGCTCAGAAGTTAGCAGACAGTTGGCGAACAATTCAGCAGCTAAAAAGCCTCGTTCGAAAGGAGTATGGCGAG GATACCATGTTTTTGTGTAGAGTCTCCCTGATAGCTATAGATTGCACCAGTGGATGGTGTTATCTTGGATGCGACACCTGCCACAAGTCAATGTACGATGCCCCAAGAAAGTGCAAGTGCCGCCGATGTGGCCCGATTAAGAGGCCGGTTTATTG GTACAAGCTGAATACGAAGGTGAAAGATGCCACCTGCACAATGAACTTGATGATCTTCTGTGAGGTGGCGGAAGATCTGGTTGGTGTCTCTGCGGACGAGCTCATTGATAAGATCAAGAATGATGATGAATGGTTCACCATGCCAAATAAAATCAGGGCTCTTCTTGGATCAATGCACACTTTCCAGGTATTCGACAAGTACAGGAACGGGAGACGGGAGTTTCTCGGTGAATTCAATCATGGACCATGTTACCGTCCCAGTACCTGCTGCGTCCACTGCTCAATGCAAGGAGGAGCGTGCCCCTGA
- the LOC120650675 gene encoding uncharacterized protein LOC120650675, whose translation MTKLERVRASPYLTRSSPASQLQSGLENFSPFLYPTPYIYKQPRTSRYDRSKKQQAAPAHVKMKLHAAVAASLLALAAAASAAGAVTFDATNTASGTPGGRRFDQAVGLGYAKRVLSDASAFIWRTFDQRSAAARKPVAAVTLVVEDIGGVAFTSGDAIHLSARYVGGYPSGGDVRAEVTGVLYHEATHVWQWDGRGAANGGLVEGIADYVRLKAGYAPAHWVKPGQGDRWDQGYDVTARFLDYCASLKPGFVAQLNAKMKDGYSDDFFAQITGKSVQQLWQDYKKKYGG comes from the coding sequence ATGACCAAACTGGAACGAGTCCGAGCCAGCCCATATCTGACCAGATCAAGTCCTGCATCACAGCTTCAATCTGGTTTGGAAAACTTCTCACCATTTCTGTATCCTACCCCCTATATATATAAACAGCCACGCACAAGCAGATATGATCGCAGCAAGAAGCAGCAGGCAGCACCAGCACACGTCAAGATGAAGCTtcacgccgccgtggccgcttcCCTCCTGGCCCTGGCCGCGGCCgcgtcggcggccggcgccgtcaCGTTCGACGCGACGAACACGGCGTCCGGCAcccccggcgggcggcgcttcgACCAGGCCGTCGGCCTCGGCTACGCCAAGCGGGTCCTCTCCGACGCGTCCGCCTTCATCTGGCGCACCTTCGAccagcgcagcgccgccgcccgcaagcCCGTGGCCGCGGTCACCCTCGTCGTCGAGGACATCGGCGGCGTGGCCTTCACGAGCGGCGACGCCATCCACCTCAGCGCCCGGTACGTCGGCGGCTACCCATCCGGCGGCGACGTCAGGGCCGAGGTGACCGGCGTGCTGTACCACGAGGCGACGCACGTGTGGCAGTGGGACGGGCGGGGGGCGGCGAACGGCGGCCTCGTCGAGGGCATCGCCGACTACGTCCGGCTCAAGGCCGGGTACGCGCCGGCGCACTGGGTGAAGCCGGGGCAGGGCGACCGGTGGGACCAGGGGTACGACGTCACGGCGAGGTTCCTGGATTACTGCGCCTCGCTCAAGCCGGGGTTCGTGGCGCAGCTCAACGCCAAGATGAAGGACGGGTACAGCGACGACTTCTTCGCGCAGATCACGGGGAAGAGCGTGCAGCAGCTGTGGCAGGACTACAAGAAGAAGTATGGGGGCTGA
- the LOC120650676 gene encoding uncharacterized protein LOC120650676 isoform X4 produces MGSADDEFTPLSQLTLGTNKCRVQVRISRLWESFNPKNDILFGLDSLLIDDQGETMQARVLPDDIEQFEDQLVEGSVYALSNFTVEETRESYMTCSNELTMYFGGQTAVNEIEDADLIPLYSFEFIDFKDLRSRCDDVSVLTDVLGHIVYVGEFEEVWKKSRLIKICNATIRNLRGRDLGITLYGDIACGFAEDMHEKGKEASVVAVFAGMRVESSHSVCSTTCSDYYLDLEIPEVQEFCANLRIQQENPVPKKSPAQKLAESWRTIEQLKSLNPEEYDEDTSFLCRVSLIDIDCSSGWCYLGCNTCQKSMYRAPRKYKCSRCGPIKRPIQWYKLKTRCKMAPAQWT; encoded by the exons ATGGGTTCAGCTGATGATGAGTTCACCCCACTGTCTCAGTTAACCTTAGGAACGAACAAATGTAGAGTCCAGGTGCGCATCTCGCGGCTGTGGGAGTCCTTCAATCCAAAAAATGACATATTGTTCGGCCTTGATAGCCTTCTGATCGATGATCAG GGTGAAACTATGCAGGCGCGTGTTCTTCCTGATGATATTGAGCAGTTTGAAGATCAGCTAGTTGAAGGGAGTGTATATGCCTTGTCGAATTTTACAGTTGAGGAAACAAGGGAAAGCTACATGACCTGTAGCAATGAGTTGACTATGTACTTTGGAGGGCAGACGGCCGTCAATGAGATAGAAGATGCTGATTTGATACCCCTCTACAGCTTTGAGTTCATTGATTTTAAGGACCTCCGTTCTAGGTGTGATGACGTTAGTGTATTGACAG ATGTTTTGGGTCACATAGTCTATGTTGGGGAGTTTGAGGAGGTCTGGAAGAAATCCCGTCTTATAAAGATTTGCAATGCAACAATTCGGAATTTGAG AGGAAGGGATTTGGGTATCACGTTGTATGGAGATATTGCTTGCGGTTTTGCTGAGGATATGCACGAGAAAGGCAAAGAAGCCTCAGTTGTTGCTGTCTTTGCAGGGATGCGCGTTGAATCCTCACATTCAG TTTGCTCTACAACGTGTTCAGATTACTATCTAGATTTGGAAATACCAGAGGTGCAAGAATTCTGTGCGAA TTTGCGCATTCAGCAGGAAAACCCAGTTCCGAAGAAAAGTCCAGCTCAGAAGTTAGCCGAGAGTTGGCGAACAATTGAACAGCTAAAAAGCCTCAATCCAGAGGAGTATGACGAG GATACCTCGTTTTTGTGCAGAGTCTCCCTGATAGATATAGACTGCAGCAGTGGCTGGTGTTATCTTGGATGCAACACCTGCCAAAAGTCAATGTACAGGGCCCCAAGGAAATACAAGTGCAGCCGATGTGGCCCGATTAAGAGACCAATTCAATG GTACAAGCTGAAGACAAGGTGCAAGATGGCACCGGCACAATGGACTTGA
- the LOC120650676 gene encoding uncharacterized protein LOC120650676 isoform X2, with protein sequence MYMQHKLKAIKAKMGSADDEFTPLSQLTLGTNKCRVQVRISRLWESFNPKNDILFGLDSLLIDDQGETMQARVLPDDIEQFEDQLVEGSVYALSNFTVEETRESYMTCSNELTMYFGGQTAVNEIEDADLIPLYSFEFIDFKDLRSRCDDVSVLTDVLGHIVYVGEFEEVWKKSRLIKICNATIRNLRGRDLGITLYGDIACGFAEDMHEKGKEASVVAVFAGMRVESSHSVCSTTCSDYYLDLEIPEVQEFCANLRIQQENPVPKKSPAQKLAESWRTIEQLKSLNPEEYDEDTSFLCRVSLIDIDCSSGWCYLGCNTCQKSMYRAPRKYKCSRCGPIKRPIQWYKLKTRCKMAPAQWT encoded by the exons ATGTATATGCAGCATAAGCTTAAGGCGATCAAGGCCAAAATGGGTTCAGCTGATGATGAGTTCACCCCACTGTCTCAGTTAACCTTAGGAACGAACAAATGTAGAGTCCAGGTGCGCATCTCGCGGCTGTGGGAGTCCTTCAATCCAAAAAATGACATATTGTTCGGCCTTGATAGCCTTCTGATCGATGATCAG GGTGAAACTATGCAGGCGCGTGTTCTTCCTGATGATATTGAGCAGTTTGAAGATCAGCTAGTTGAAGGGAGTGTATATGCCTTGTCGAATTTTACAGTTGAGGAAACAAGGGAAAGCTACATGACCTGTAGCAATGAGTTGACTATGTACTTTGGAGGGCAGACGGCCGTCAATGAGATAGAAGATGCTGATTTGATACCCCTCTACAGCTTTGAGTTCATTGATTTTAAGGACCTCCGTTCTAGGTGTGATGACGTTAGTGTATTGACAG ATGTTTTGGGTCACATAGTCTATGTTGGGGAGTTTGAGGAGGTCTGGAAGAAATCCCGTCTTATAAAGATTTGCAATGCAACAATTCGGAATTTGAG AGGAAGGGATTTGGGTATCACGTTGTATGGAGATATTGCTTGCGGTTTTGCTGAGGATATGCACGAGAAAGGCAAAGAAGCCTCAGTTGTTGCTGTCTTTGCAGGGATGCGCGTTGAATCCTCACATTCAG TTTGCTCTACAACGTGTTCAGATTACTATCTAGATTTGGAAATACCAGAGGTGCAAGAATTCTGTGCGAA TTTGCGCATTCAGCAGGAAAACCCAGTTCCGAAGAAAAGTCCAGCTCAGAAGTTAGCCGAGAGTTGGCGAACAATTGAACAGCTAAAAAGCCTCAATCCAGAGGAGTATGACGAG GATACCTCGTTTTTGTGCAGAGTCTCCCTGATAGATATAGACTGCAGCAGTGGCTGGTGTTATCTTGGATGCAACACCTGCCAAAAGTCAATGTACAGGGCCCCAAGGAAATACAAGTGCAGCCGATGTGGCCCGATTAAGAGACCAATTCAATG GTACAAGCTGAAGACAAGGTGCAAGATGGCACCGGCACAATGGACTTGA
- the LOC120650676 gene encoding uncharacterized protein LOC120650676 isoform X1 produces MGLITYIQYKRLVTIFLFVSTLTFSSMYMQHKLKAIKAKMGSADDEFTPLSQLTLGTNKCRVQVRISRLWESFNPKNDILFGLDSLLIDDQGETMQARVLPDDIEQFEDQLVEGSVYALSNFTVEETRESYMTCSNELTMYFGGQTAVNEIEDADLIPLYSFEFIDFKDLRSRCDDVSVLTDVLGHIVYVGEFEEVWKKSRLIKICNATIRNLRGRDLGITLYGDIACGFAEDMHEKGKEASVVAVFAGMRVESSHSVCSTTCSDYYLDLEIPEVQEFCANLRIQQENPVPKKSPAQKLAESWRTIEQLKSLNPEEYDEDTSFLCRVSLIDIDCSSGWCYLGCNTCQKSMYRAPRKYKCSRCGPIKRPIQWYKLKTRCKMAPAQWT; encoded by the exons ATGGGATTAATAACATATATACAGTACAAAAGATTGGTCACTATTTTCCTTTTTGTCTCTACACTAACTTTCAGCAGCATGTATATGCAGCATAAGCTTAAGGCGATCAAGGCCAAAATGGGTTCAGCTGATGATGAGTTCACCCCACTGTCTCAGTTAACCTTAGGAACGAACAAATGTAGAGTCCAGGTGCGCATCTCGCGGCTGTGGGAGTCCTTCAATCCAAAAAATGACATATTGTTCGGCCTTGATAGCCTTCTGATCGATGATCAG GGTGAAACTATGCAGGCGCGTGTTCTTCCTGATGATATTGAGCAGTTTGAAGATCAGCTAGTTGAAGGGAGTGTATATGCCTTGTCGAATTTTACAGTTGAGGAAACAAGGGAAAGCTACATGACCTGTAGCAATGAGTTGACTATGTACTTTGGAGGGCAGACGGCCGTCAATGAGATAGAAGATGCTGATTTGATACCCCTCTACAGCTTTGAGTTCATTGATTTTAAGGACCTCCGTTCTAGGTGTGATGACGTTAGTGTATTGACAG ATGTTTTGGGTCACATAGTCTATGTTGGGGAGTTTGAGGAGGTCTGGAAGAAATCCCGTCTTATAAAGATTTGCAATGCAACAATTCGGAATTTGAG AGGAAGGGATTTGGGTATCACGTTGTATGGAGATATTGCTTGCGGTTTTGCTGAGGATATGCACGAGAAAGGCAAAGAAGCCTCAGTTGTTGCTGTCTTTGCAGGGATGCGCGTTGAATCCTCACATTCAG TTTGCTCTACAACGTGTTCAGATTACTATCTAGATTTGGAAATACCAGAGGTGCAAGAATTCTGTGCGAA TTTGCGCATTCAGCAGGAAAACCCAGTTCCGAAGAAAAGTCCAGCTCAGAAGTTAGCCGAGAGTTGGCGAACAATTGAACAGCTAAAAAGCCTCAATCCAGAGGAGTATGACGAG GATACCTCGTTTTTGTGCAGAGTCTCCCTGATAGATATAGACTGCAGCAGTGGCTGGTGTTATCTTGGATGCAACACCTGCCAAAAGTCAATGTACAGGGCCCCAAGGAAATACAAGTGCAGCCGATGTGGCCCGATTAAGAGACCAATTCAATG GTACAAGCTGAAGACAAGGTGCAAGATGGCACCGGCACAATGGACTTGA
- the LOC120650676 gene encoding uncharacterized protein LOC120650676 isoform X3 has product MGLITYIQYKRLVTIFLFVSTLTFSSMYMQHKLKAIKAKMGSADDEFTPLSQLTLGTNKCRVQVRISRLWESFNPKNDILFGLDSLLIDDQGETMQARVLPDDIEQFEDQLVEGSVYALSNFTVEETRESYMTCSNELTMYFGGQTAVNEIEDADLIPLYSFEFIDFKDLRSRCDDVSVLTDVLGHIVYVGEFEEVWKKSRLIKICNATIRNLRGRDLGITLYGDIACGFAEDMHEKGKEASVVAVFAGMRVESSHSVCSTTCSDYYLDLEIPEVQEFCANLRIQQENPVPKKSPAQKLAESWRTIEQLKSLNPEEYDESLPDRYRLQQWLVLSWMQHLPKVNVQGPKEIQVQPMWPD; this is encoded by the exons ATGGGATTAATAACATATATACAGTACAAAAGATTGGTCACTATTTTCCTTTTTGTCTCTACACTAACTTTCAGCAGCATGTATATGCAGCATAAGCTTAAGGCGATCAAGGCCAAAATGGGTTCAGCTGATGATGAGTTCACCCCACTGTCTCAGTTAACCTTAGGAACGAACAAATGTAGAGTCCAGGTGCGCATCTCGCGGCTGTGGGAGTCCTTCAATCCAAAAAATGACATATTGTTCGGCCTTGATAGCCTTCTGATCGATGATCAG GGTGAAACTATGCAGGCGCGTGTTCTTCCTGATGATATTGAGCAGTTTGAAGATCAGCTAGTTGAAGGGAGTGTATATGCCTTGTCGAATTTTACAGTTGAGGAAACAAGGGAAAGCTACATGACCTGTAGCAATGAGTTGACTATGTACTTTGGAGGGCAGACGGCCGTCAATGAGATAGAAGATGCTGATTTGATACCCCTCTACAGCTTTGAGTTCATTGATTTTAAGGACCTCCGTTCTAGGTGTGATGACGTTAGTGTATTGACAG ATGTTTTGGGTCACATAGTCTATGTTGGGGAGTTTGAGGAGGTCTGGAAGAAATCCCGTCTTATAAAGATTTGCAATGCAACAATTCGGAATTTGAG AGGAAGGGATTTGGGTATCACGTTGTATGGAGATATTGCTTGCGGTTTTGCTGAGGATATGCACGAGAAAGGCAAAGAAGCCTCAGTTGTTGCTGTCTTTGCAGGGATGCGCGTTGAATCCTCACATTCAG TTTGCTCTACAACGTGTTCAGATTACTATCTAGATTTGGAAATACCAGAGGTGCAAGAATTCTGTGCGAA TTTGCGCATTCAGCAGGAAAACCCAGTTCCGAAGAAAAGTCCAGCTCAGAAGTTAGCCGAGAGTTGGCGAACAATTGAACAGCTAAAAAGCCTCAATCCAGAGGAGTATGACGAG AGTCTCCCTGATAGATATAGACTGCAGCAGTGGCTGGTGTTATCTTGGATGCAACACCTGCCAAAAGTCAATGTACAGGGCCCCAAGGAAATACAAGTGCAGCCGATGTGGCCCGATTAA
- the LOC120650676 gene encoding uncharacterized protein LOC120650676 isoform X5, which translates to MGLITYIQYKRLVTIFLFVSTLTFSSMYMQHKLKAIKAKMGSADDEFTPLSQLTLGTNKCRVQVRISRLWESFNPKNDILFGLDSLLIDDQGETMQARVLPDDIEQFEDQLVEGSVYALSNFTVEETRESYMTCSNELTMYFGGQTAVNEIEDADLIPLYSFEFIDFKDLRSRCDDVSVLTDVLGHIVYVGEFEEVWKKSRLIKICNATIRNLRGRDLGITLYGDIACGFAEDMHEKGKEASVVAVFAGMRVESSHSGDICSKVAIFWCYSLLYNVFRLLSRFGNTRGARILCEFAHSAGKPSSEEKSSSEVSRELANN; encoded by the exons ATGGGATTAATAACATATATACAGTACAAAAGATTGGTCACTATTTTCCTTTTTGTCTCTACACTAACTTTCAGCAGCATGTATATGCAGCATAAGCTTAAGGCGATCAAGGCCAAAATGGGTTCAGCTGATGATGAGTTCACCCCACTGTCTCAGTTAACCTTAGGAACGAACAAATGTAGAGTCCAGGTGCGCATCTCGCGGCTGTGGGAGTCCTTCAATCCAAAAAATGACATATTGTTCGGCCTTGATAGCCTTCTGATCGATGATCAG GGTGAAACTATGCAGGCGCGTGTTCTTCCTGATGATATTGAGCAGTTTGAAGATCAGCTAGTTGAAGGGAGTGTATATGCCTTGTCGAATTTTACAGTTGAGGAAACAAGGGAAAGCTACATGACCTGTAGCAATGAGTTGACTATGTACTTTGGAGGGCAGACGGCCGTCAATGAGATAGAAGATGCTGATTTGATACCCCTCTACAGCTTTGAGTTCATTGATTTTAAGGACCTCCGTTCTAGGTGTGATGACGTTAGTGTATTGACAG ATGTTTTGGGTCACATAGTCTATGTTGGGGAGTTTGAGGAGGTCTGGAAGAAATCCCGTCTTATAAAGATTTGCAATGCAACAATTCGGAATTTGAG AGGAAGGGATTTGGGTATCACGTTGTATGGAGATATTGCTTGCGGTTTTGCTGAGGATATGCACGAGAAAGGCAAAGAAGCCTCAGTTGTTGCTGTCTTTGCAGGGATGCGCGTTGAATCCTCACATTCAG GTGACATATGTTCTAAAGTGGCGATCTTTTGGTGTTATAGTTTGCTCTACAACGTGTTCAGATTACTATCTAGATTTGGAAATACCAGAGGTGCAAGAATTCTGTGCGAA TTTGCGCATTCAGCAGGAAAACCCAGTTCCGAAGAAAAGTCCAGCTCAGAAGTTAGCCGAGAGTTGGCGAACAATTGA
- the LOC120650678 gene encoding uncharacterized protein LOC120650678 encodes MKKLHVAVVASLLALAAAAPVAGAVTFDATNTASDTPGGERFDQAVGLDYAEQVLSDASTFVWGTFNQPSPADRRPVDAVTLVVEDIGGVAFTGGSEIHLSAQYVGGYSGDVKTEVTGVLYHEVVHVWQWGLQDYGAHPGIFEGIADYVRLKAGYAPGHWVQPGQGDRWDQGYDVTARFLDYCDSLQPGFVAQLNAKLKDGYSEDYFLQILGKNVQQLWQDYKAKYGG; translated from the exons ATGAAGAAGCTTCACGTCGCCGTGGTCGCTTCTCTCCTGGccctggccgcggccgcgccggtggccggcgccgtCACGTTCGACGCGACGAACACGGCGTCCGACAcccccggcggcgagcggtTCGACCAGGCCGTCGGCCTCGACTACGCCGAGCAGGTCCTCTCCGACGCGTCCACCTTCGTCTGGGGCACCTTCAACCAGCCCAGCCCCGCCGACCGCAGGCCGGTGGACGCGGTCACCCTCGTCGTCGAGGACATCGGCGGCGTCGCCTTCACCGGCGGCAgcgagatccacctcagcgccCAGTACGTCGGCGGCTACTCCGGAGACGTCAAGACCGAG GTGACCGGGGTGCTGTACCACGAGGTGGTGCACGTCTGGCAATGGGGGCTGCAGGACTACGGGGCGCACCCGGGGATCTTCGAGGGCATCGCCGACTACGTCCGCCTCAAGGCCGGGTACGCGCCGGGGCACTGGGTGCAGCCGGGGCAGGGCGACCGGTGGGATCAGGGGTACGACGTCACGGCGAGGTTCCTGGACTACTGCGACTCGCTGCAGCCGGGGTTCGTGGCGCAGCTCAACGCCAAGCTCAAGGACGGGTATAGCGAAGACTACTTCCTGCAGATCCTGGGCAAGAACGTGCAGCAGCTGTGGCAGGACTACAAGGCTAAGTACGGGGGCTGA